A genome region from Akkermansiaceae bacterium includes the following:
- a CDS encoding transport protein RbsD/FucU, with product MLQKGILNPDILHLLARIRHTNTLVIADWAFPYWDEIETVDITLCRGIPTITDLLDLLHDNFKVGRIWQAEEFLTTNPTDVVGKYETSFNGFKGLYPDVEVTRLPHNDFKKLVPNAIGLIRTGDTTAYGNVILESV from the coding sequence ATGCTCCAAAAAGGAATCCTCAATCCCGACATCCTCCACCTCCTCGCCCGGATCCGCCACACCAACACCCTGGTCATCGCCGACTGGGCCTTCCCCTACTGGGACGAGATCGAAACCGTGGACATCACCCTCTGCCGCGGCATCCCCACCATCACCGATCTCCTCGATCTCCTGCACGACAACTTCAAGGTCGGCCGCATCTGGCAGGCCGAGGAGTTCCTGACCACCAACCCCACCGATGTCGTTGGGAAATACGAAACCTCCTTCAACGGCTTCAAGGGCCTCTATCCCGATGTCGAAGTCACCCGCCTGCCGCACAACGATTTCAAGAAACTCGTCCCCAACGCCATCGGCCTGATCCGCACCGGCGACACCACCGCATACGGCAACGTCATCCTGGAGTCAGTTTAA
- a CDS encoding sugar phosphate isomerase/epimerase, producing MRTAVTLSQVPEAAAGPFVFRQPLPEAFALAKETGFDDVELFLPGPGHVSVDEIKTLAQTHGLGIAAVGTGAGMVKHGLSLTDTSLDKRVAALDFLEQMIAFGGQLGAPAILGSMQGKWGGEVSREQALEWLSEALTIAGRTAAKYHVPFIYEPLNRYETNLINRLADGASFIESNSLENIVLLADMFHMNIEEQDLPAAIRAGGKHVGHVHYADSNRRAMGFGHTDPKPVIAALKEIHYTGHLSAEIFPLPDPITAANQTIQSISSVL from the coding sequence ATGCGCACCGCCGTCACCCTCTCCCAAGTCCCCGAAGCCGCCGCCGGCCCCTTCGTTTTCCGCCAACCCCTCCCCGAAGCCTTCGCCCTCGCCAAGGAAACCGGATTCGACGATGTCGAACTTTTCCTCCCGGGTCCCGGCCACGTATCGGTCGATGAAATCAAAACCCTCGCCCAAACCCACGGCCTCGGCATCGCCGCCGTCGGCACCGGAGCCGGCATGGTGAAACACGGCCTCTCCCTCACCGATACCTCCCTCGACAAACGCGTCGCCGCCCTCGACTTCCTCGAACAGATGATCGCCTTCGGCGGCCAGCTCGGCGCCCCCGCCATCCTCGGCTCCATGCAGGGGAAATGGGGCGGTGAGGTTTCCCGTGAGCAGGCTCTCGAATGGCTTTCCGAAGCCCTGACCATCGCCGGTCGCACCGCCGCGAAATATCATGTCCCCTTCATCTACGAGCCGCTCAACCGCTACGAGACCAACCTCATCAACCGCCTCGCGGACGGAGCTTCGTTCATTGAATCGAACTCGCTCGAAAACATCGTCCTGCTCGCCGACATGTTCCACATGAACATCGAGGAGCAGGATCTCCCCGCAGCGATCCGCGCAGGCGGCAAGCATGTCGGCCATGTCCACTACGCCGATTCCAACCGCCGCGCCATGGGCTTCGGCCACACCGACCCGAAACCCGTCATCGCCGCCCTAAAGGAAATCCACTACACCGGCCACCTCTCCGCCGAAATATTCCCCCTCCCAGACCCCATCACCGCCGCCAACCAAACCATCCAATCCATCAGCAGCGTTCTCTGA
- a CDS encoding aldo/keto reductase — protein sequence MPTRPLGKTGIDLPILSFGASSLGAEFRSITLDEAMRSTKTALDLGMNFIDTSPFYGRGMSEIMLGLGLKGVPRDSYILGSKLGRYSDIHFDFSAKRVEESCHISLQRMKTDHLDIMLMHDVEFVPLPQIWEETLPALINLKEQGKVRAIGFSCYPLKTFHTVLDHIEDEIDCVLSYNRYTLQNTSFATELLPRLEAKNIGAMNAGPFSARLLTNAELPEWLKEPENVKQAASDAAKLCADNGVDIAQLAIQFSCEHPGIATTIAGSANPNNIAKWAEWLAKPIARELMDQVISIFEPVKDIGHKEGLAENN from the coding sequence ATCCCCACCCGTCCACTCGGCAAAACCGGCATCGATCTCCCCATCCTCTCCTTCGGCGCCTCCTCGCTCGGCGCGGAGTTCCGCTCCATCACCCTCGACGAGGCGATGCGCTCCACCAAAACCGCCCTCGACCTGGGCATGAACTTCATCGACACCTCGCCGTTCTACGGACGCGGCATGTCGGAGATCATGCTCGGCCTCGGCCTCAAAGGCGTGCCCCGCGATTCCTACATCCTCGGCTCCAAGCTCGGCCGCTACTCCGACATCCACTTCGATTTCTCCGCGAAACGCGTCGAGGAATCCTGCCACATTTCTCTGCAGCGCATGAAGACGGACCACCTTGACATCATGCTCATGCACGACGTCGAGTTCGTCCCGCTCCCGCAGATCTGGGAGGAAACCCTGCCAGCGCTCATCAATCTCAAGGAACAGGGCAAAGTCCGCGCCATCGGTTTCTCCTGCTACCCGCTGAAAACTTTCCACACCGTCCTCGACCACATCGAGGACGAGATCGACTGCGTTCTCAGCTACAACCGCTACACGCTGCAAAACACCTCCTTCGCGACCGAACTGCTGCCCAGGTTGGAGGCGAAAAACATCGGCGCGATGAACGCCGGCCCCTTCTCCGCCCGCCTGCTCACCAACGCGGAGCTGCCCGAGTGGCTCAAGGAGCCCGAAAACGTGAAACAAGCCGCCAGCGACGCCGCGAAGCTCTGTGCCGACAACGGCGTCGATATCGCCCAGCTCGCCATCCAGTTTTCCTGCGAACACCCTGGCATCGCCACCACCATCGCCGGCTCCGCCAACCCGAACAACATCGCCAAATGGGCCGAATGGCTCGCCAAACCCATAGCCCGCGAGCTCATGGACCAGGTCATTTCCATCTTCGAACCTGTCAAAGACATCGGACACAAGGAAGGCCTCGCCGAAAACAATTAG
- a CDS encoding discoidin domain-containing protein — protein MKKPLSHLAAVIGSILLFPPAHAKLIGHWTFDEASGTAIGDSSGMGNPGTLVNPQPDTWITGIHGSALYFPGTTGSGSTRVDIPDSDSLRTANAITFAAWVRCDDINRDGPILAKERSGANSYWFGVNNRSAEGAVAGNFGVLLSANGSWNLADRNQGTIPEGAWVHLASTWDGTTVRHYLNGSELPETNTFTGPISPSSALLAIGVNSVHRNYAFKGAVDDLRIYDEALSPAEIIAISKPPFPLAGLLAHYPLDGNADDTSGNGNHGTVNGATPSDDADGHANGCFRFDGNDSIDIPGFTGNHPTGTFAAWVTADGYDTGFNQLNLIFGQNDNLQIGLGDSSIGADGQWVLRHRSDGGFVNPAGPLPNLGRWTHVAGVWTETEAILYLDGVEVSHVANGTLVAGAPPAKLGSHPFAAQNYWKGKIDDVFLYDRALDLAEIQLLASAHPTDFGLSLSPQGVPVSAAALEWNSTPGARFRVWDSEDLKAWNPGALIIGPAGQNRVSHTAATASAPTRFYRVERLLGSGWNLALGKAITTNASYPNQGVELAIDGDRATQWSSTDHGSAGDPNWLKLDLGRVQEIGRVFLWFVYNNGQYPNYTNVYELYGSQDDSDYTLIATGTLVDTADYEGRSDDIILPVDARSYRYLLYNVVGGSHWSGLNEFEVYPPGY, from the coding sequence ATGAAAAAGCCCCTAAGTCATCTCGCGGCCGTAATCGGGAGCATCCTCCTGTTTCCGCCAGCCCATGCCAAATTGATCGGCCACTGGACCTTTGACGAGGCTTCCGGCACGGCGATCGGGGACAGTTCCGGCATGGGAAACCCAGGCACCCTGGTCAATCCCCAGCCTGACACCTGGATCACCGGCATACACGGCAGCGCGCTATATTTCCCGGGCACCACCGGCAGCGGATCCACGCGGGTCGATATCCCCGACTCCGACTCCCTCCGCACCGCCAATGCCATCACCTTTGCTGCCTGGGTGCGCTGCGATGACATCAACCGCGATGGACCTATCCTTGCGAAGGAAAGGAGCGGCGCGAATTCCTATTGGTTCGGCGTCAACAACCGCTCGGCCGAGGGTGCGGTTGCCGGCAACTTCGGGGTTCTCCTCTCGGCAAACGGCAGTTGGAACCTTGCTGACCGCAATCAGGGAACCATTCCCGAGGGTGCTTGGGTGCACCTTGCGAGCACGTGGGACGGCACAACGGTCCGCCACTATCTGAACGGATCCGAACTCCCGGAAACGAATACCTTCACCGGGCCGATCTCCCCAAGCAGCGCCCTGCTTGCCATCGGGGTGAATTCGGTTCATAGGAACTACGCGTTCAAGGGAGCCGTCGACGACCTGAGGATCTACGACGAGGCGCTGAGCCCGGCGGAAATCATTGCAATCAGCAAGCCGCCGTTTCCGCTCGCAGGCCTGCTCGCCCACTATCCGCTCGATGGCAACGCGGACGACACCAGCGGCAACGGCAACCACGGAACGGTGAACGGCGCGACGCCCTCCGATGATGCGGATGGGCATGCCAATGGCTGTTTCCGCTTCGATGGGAACGACTCCATCGACATCCCCGGATTCACCGGAAACCACCCGACCGGCACCTTCGCCGCCTGGGTTACGGCCGATGGATATGATACGGGATTCAACCAGCTCAACCTGATCTTCGGGCAAAACGACAACCTCCAGATAGGACTCGGCGATTCCTCGATTGGCGCGGACGGGCAATGGGTTCTCCGCCACCGTTCGGACGGCGGCTTCGTCAATCCGGCCGGGCCGCTGCCGAACCTTGGGCGCTGGACGCATGTGGCGGGCGTGTGGACGGAGACGGAGGCAATCCTTTACCTCGATGGCGTGGAAGTGAGCCACGTGGCCAACGGCACCCTCGTTGCCGGGGCGCCACCCGCGAAGCTGGGATCGCATCCATTCGCGGCTCAGAACTACTGGAAGGGTAAAATCGACGACGTGTTCCTCTACGACCGTGCGCTGGATCTGGCCGAGATCCAGCTGCTCGCCTCCGCGCACCCGACGGATTTCGGCCTCAGCCTGTCTCCGCAAGGTGTGCCCGTCTCGGCGGCGGCGCTGGAATGGAACAGCACGCCGGGTGCGCGCTTCCGGGTCTGGGATAGCGAGGATCTGAAAGCATGGAATCCCGGTGCGCTGATCATCGGGCCGGCGGGGCAGAACCGGGTTTCCCACACCGCCGCCACGGCTTCCGCTCCGACCCGGTTCTACAGGGTTGAAAGGCTCCTCGGAAGCGGTTGGAACCTGGCGCTGGGGAAAGCGATCACGACGAATGCTTCCTATCCGAACCAAGGCGTTGAACTCGCGATCGACGGCGACCGCGCAACCCAGTGGTCATCAACCGACCACGGATCAGCCGGGGACCCCAACTGGCTGAAACTTGATCTCGGCCGTGTCCAGGAGATCGGGAGGGTTTTCCTCTGGTTTGTCTACAACAACGGGCAGTATCCCAATTACACAAATGTCTATGAACTTTATGGCAGCCAGGACGACAGCGACTACACCCTGATCGCCACCGGCACGCTCGTGGACACCGCGGACTACGAAGGCCGATCGGATGATATCATCCTGCCGGTTGATGCCCGGAGCTATCGTTACCTGCTCTACAACGTGGTCGGTGGCAGCCACTGGAGCGGTCTGAACGAGTTCGAAGTGTATCCGCCGGGCTACTGA
- a CDS encoding zinc-binding alcohol dehydrogenase family protein: MHAIEFTEPKKITVIDRPNEDNPAPGEAVVRTHRMGICGTDLSCYLGKFPFFAYPRTPGHELGLEVVAVGEGVTNVKPGDKCSLEPYVNDPETPTSKKGSSNCCPGVQVIGVHNNGGLRKGTFIVPARKLHPGNDLSYDQLALVETLAIGYHAVQRGNPKPGETVLVIGAGPIGLACLEFLKLMEGVNVIVMDMVQGRLDFCAKNLGIKNGVLAKADGSHLADLEKITDGHLADVIIDATGSPRSMSTCFEFAAFTGRVVYVGITTSDLQFPHAPVFHRRELTLLASRNALPSDFPEIIDLIRQGKINTDIWITHRISFEDVPEKFDQFTDPNLGAIKAIIEVR; encoded by the coding sequence ATGCACGCCATCGAATTCACCGAACCGAAAAAGATCACCGTCATCGACCGCCCCAACGAGGACAATCCCGCCCCCGGCGAAGCCGTCGTCCGCACCCACCGCATGGGCATCTGCGGCACCGACCTTTCCTGCTATCTCGGGAAGTTCCCGTTCTTCGCCTACCCCCGCACACCCGGCCATGAACTCGGGCTGGAGGTCGTCGCCGTCGGCGAAGGCGTCACCAACGTGAAGCCAGGCGACAAGTGCTCGCTCGAGCCCTACGTCAACGACCCGGAAACACCGACCTCGAAAAAGGGCTCCTCCAACTGCTGCCCCGGCGTGCAGGTGATCGGAGTCCACAACAACGGCGGGCTACGCAAGGGCACTTTCATCGTCCCCGCCCGCAAGCTCCACCCCGGCAACGACCTTTCCTACGACCAGCTCGCCCTCGTCGAGACCCTCGCCATCGGCTACCACGCCGTCCAGCGCGGCAATCCGAAGCCCGGCGAAACCGTCCTCGTCATCGGCGCCGGCCCCATCGGCCTCGCCTGCCTGGAGTTCCTGAAACTCATGGAAGGCGTGAACGTGATCGTCATGGACATGGTGCAGGGACGACTCGATTTCTGCGCGAAGAACCTCGGCATCAAGAACGGAGTCCTCGCCAAGGCCGACGGCTCCCACCTTGCGGATCTTGAGAAAATCACCGACGGTCACCTCGCCGACGTGATCATCGATGCCACCGGCTCGCCGCGCTCGATGTCCACCTGCTTCGAGTTCGCCGCCTTCACCGGACGCGTCGTCTATGTCGGCATCACCACCTCGGATCTACAGTTCCCCCACGCCCCGGTCTTCCACCGCCGCGAGCTCACCCTGCTGGCCTCCCGCAACGCACTCCCCTCCGATTTCCCCGAAATCATCGATCTCATCCGCCAAGGCAAAATCAACACCGACATCTGGATCACCCACCGCATCTCCTTCGAAGATGTCCCCGAAAAATTCGACCAATTCACCGATCCCAACCTCGGAGCGATTAAGGCCATCATTGAAGTCCGGTAA
- a CDS encoding HEAT repeat domain-containing protein, with the protein MTTSFRNCVFFFGLILIVAIRVHANPPDLTKDAQSVDRKLTYNLGATGLRGWIYTKAENNLDAAQGRTTQASRQILVTHVGTASPADGILQVDDVIIGVNGKPFSDDARKSIAIAIQEAETEAKQGVLKLLISRGGQTKEMALKLSVIGTYSKTAPWDCPKSKRILDDAVRILAKEEPTVDWKGSIQGLALLSTGQPELLAKAKELAIRIAAKEVDPDKKPDSPIWGETWSQGYQNLFLCEYYLLTKDPDILPAIDRLSLLLARGQGMYGTYGHGFAALTKDGEFNGSVPPYGPVNMAGLPASLSIVLAKKCGVNHPEIDRAIARSAGFYGYFTDKGAIPYGEHEPWPYHENNGKNSIAAVMFSAMGNKPTETEFFARMATAGYANREYGHTGQGFSYVWSALGAAAGGPEAAAAFFRKSSWHLDLVRRSDGSFTYDGGEQYSPGQTDDDTYFGNSGYNGLSPAATYVLTYALPLRKLVITGRDADPSTHLNKDEANATIAAGRFDLDRRAMSPQELLQAFDNWSPIVRSWAAEELSRRPEATSMVAELVQLADGDSPHRIQGACETLGRIKAPEGLPVLVKQLAHHDRWVRYKAAQAIRNMGGDAKPAIEDILRAVVATSEPAWPIRWEDPVQIAQGQLAAAVFNGPLKEEVNNMDPKLRYAAIRAVSQNADGMARATLRDFFENRLSEEDVSALAPTILAAVETPSPADTMFNNEIRMAGLKALSKYNFKECIPAAAALAKTQGGHGSEHRTKEIMAIITGYGSAAKPVIPALREVIEVFNRDTAANLFPPSLNTVRVGDIENAIRTIEEATTQPEIRSIKTR; encoded by the coding sequence ATGACAACCTCCTTCAGGAACTGCGTCTTCTTCTTTGGCCTGATCCTGATCGTAGCGATCCGAGTCCACGCGAATCCTCCGGATCTGACAAAGGATGCCCAGTCCGTGGATCGCAAGCTCACTTACAACCTCGGCGCCACAGGTCTGCGTGGCTGGATTTACACTAAGGCGGAAAATAACCTGGATGCCGCGCAAGGCCGCACGACGCAGGCCAGCCGACAGATCCTCGTCACACATGTTGGCACGGCATCACCGGCGGATGGGATACTACAGGTGGATGATGTGATCATCGGCGTGAATGGAAAGCCATTCTCTGACGATGCCCGCAAAAGCATCGCCATTGCGATCCAGGAAGCGGAAACGGAGGCGAAGCAGGGTGTGCTCAAGCTCCTCATCTCGCGCGGCGGACAAACCAAGGAGATGGCGCTGAAGCTTTCCGTGATCGGAACCTACAGCAAAACCGCCCCTTGGGATTGCCCGAAATCGAAACGCATACTCGATGACGCCGTCCGTATCCTCGCGAAGGAAGAACCCACCGTTGATTGGAAGGGATCAATCCAAGGACTCGCCCTGCTATCCACGGGACAGCCCGAGTTGCTGGCCAAGGCAAAGGAACTCGCCATCAGGATCGCGGCGAAGGAGGTTGATCCGGACAAGAAGCCCGATAGCCCGATATGGGGTGAAACCTGGAGCCAAGGCTACCAGAACCTGTTCCTGTGCGAGTATTATCTCCTCACCAAAGACCCCGATATCCTGCCAGCCATTGACAGGCTGTCGCTGCTTCTCGCACGCGGCCAAGGCATGTACGGCACCTACGGTCATGGTTTTGCGGCTCTGACAAAGGACGGGGAATTCAACGGCTCCGTCCCTCCCTACGGCCCTGTCAACATGGCCGGGCTTCCCGCCAGCTTGTCGATCGTGTTGGCAAAGAAGTGCGGAGTGAACCATCCGGAGATTGATCGGGCCATCGCACGCTCGGCCGGTTTCTACGGATATTTCACGGACAAGGGAGCTATCCCCTATGGGGAACACGAACCATGGCCGTATCATGAAAACAACGGCAAGAACTCAATCGCGGCCGTCATGTTTTCCGCGATGGGCAACAAGCCCACCGAAACCGAATTCTTTGCCCGTATGGCGACGGCGGGATATGCCAACCGCGAGTACGGCCACACCGGGCAAGGCTTCAGCTACGTATGGAGCGCCCTCGGCGCCGCCGCAGGCGGACCGGAAGCGGCCGCCGCGTTTTTCCGCAAGTCCTCATGGCATCTCGACCTTGTACGCCGCTCGGACGGCTCCTTCACCTACGATGGCGGCGAGCAATACAGTCCCGGCCAAACGGATGACGACACTTACTTCGGCAACAGCGGTTACAATGGGCTGAGTCCCGCCGCGACGTATGTCCTTACCTATGCCTTGCCTTTGCGCAAACTGGTCATCACGGGTCGCGATGCCGATCCGTCCACACACCTGAACAAGGATGAAGCCAACGCGACGATCGCAGCGGGGCGCTTTGATCTGGATCGCCGCGCCATGTCTCCACAGGAATTGCTGCAAGCCTTCGACAACTGGTCGCCGATCGTCCGCAGTTGGGCTGCGGAAGAGCTCTCAAGAAGGCCGGAAGCCACATCCATGGTCGCAGAACTCGTCCAGCTCGCCGATGGCGACAGCCCGCACCGCATCCAAGGCGCATGCGAAACCCTCGGAAGGATCAAGGCACCGGAAGGTTTGCCGGTTCTGGTCAAACAGCTGGCTCACCACGATCGTTGGGTGCGCTACAAAGCCGCTCAGGCGATCCGCAACATGGGCGGCGACGCCAAGCCGGCGATCGAGGACATCCTAAGGGCGGTCGTTGCGACCTCGGAGCCGGCCTGGCCGATCCGTTGGGAAGACCCCGTCCAGATCGCACAAGGCCAATTGGCTGCCGCGGTCTTCAACGGCCCCCTGAAGGAAGAGGTCAATAATATGGACCCGAAGTTGCGATACGCCGCCATCCGTGCGGTATCGCAGAATGCGGATGGGATGGCACGCGCCACACTCAGGGATTTCTTCGAGAATCGCCTGAGCGAGGAGGATGTCAGCGCGCTGGCCCCCACGATTCTCGCCGCTGTTGAAACACCCAGTCCGGCGGATACCATGTTCAACAACGAGATCCGGATGGCCGGATTGAAGGCGCTCAGCAAATACAATTTCAAGGAATGCATTCCCGCCGCGGCCGCGCTTGCGAAAACCCAAGGCGGGCACGGCAGCGAACACAGAACCAAGGAAATCATGGCCATCATCACCGGATATGGTTCGGCGGCAAAGCCGGTGATTCCCGCATTGAGGGAAGTGATCGAAGTTTTCAACCGCGACACCGCAGCCAACCTGTTTCCACCATCCTTGAACACGGTTCGTGTTGGCGATATCGAAAATGCCATCCGTACCATCGAGGAAGCGACCACCCAGCCCGAAATACGCAGCATCAAAACCCGTTGA